Proteins from one Candidatus Methanoperedens sp. genomic window:
- a CDS encoding metallophosphoesterase, whose protein sequence is MISPLLNEPALVVENTFKTLVIADVHLGIEWELYQSGFSIPSQIEKRKVRIRGYIEKVKPDRIVLLGDVKHNVPITSWQEKQEVPLFLKELSVSAPVDIVPGNHDGDIENLMPENVTVHGMRGFVLDNVGYFHGHTWPDAELLSASHVVMSHNHPTIRFTDSLGHAVSEEVWIRTHFIEKALKEHYGDIRLKNPEVIIMPAFNELCGGIPFNESIHEELLGPVFANHAIELEKARAFLLDGTDLGTIGSIKKLGITRIIPRFSRKRFPTKRI, encoded by the coding sequence ATGATCAGCCCTTTATTAAACGAACCTGCCCTTGTTGTTGAGAATACTTTTAAAACGCTTGTAATTGCGGATGTCCATCTCGGCATCGAGTGGGAGCTTTATCAGAGCGGCTTTTCAATTCCAAGCCAGATTGAGAAGAGGAAGGTGCGAATCCGGGGTTATATCGAAAAAGTAAAGCCCGACAGGATAGTGCTGCTCGGGGATGTCAAGCATAATGTGCCCATAACCTCATGGCAGGAAAAGCAGGAGGTTCCCCTCTTCCTGAAAGAATTATCTGTTTCCGCGCCTGTGGATATCGTACCTGGAAACCATGACGGCGACATAGAGAACCTTATGCCTGAGAATGTAACCGTGCACGGGATGAGGGGCTTTGTGCTCGACAATGTGGGTTATTTTCACGGTCACACATGGCCGGATGCGGAATTACTTTCTGCATCACATGTTGTGATGTCCCATAATCATCCCACGATAAGGTTCACGGATTCGCTTGGTCATGCAGTTTCGGAAGAGGTATGGATACGCACGCATTTTATTGAAAAAGCTCTCAAGGAACATTACGGCGATATCAGATTGAAGAACCCAGAGGTTATAATAATGCCTGCGTTTAATGAGTTATGCGGAGGAATACCTTTCAATGAATCCATACATGAAGAGCTGCTCGGACCGGTTTTTGCCAACCATGCGATTGAGCTTGAAAAGGCAAGGGCATTCCTGCTTGACGGCACTGATCTCGGCACAATCGGAAGCATAAAAAAACTGGGGATAACAAGGATTATCCCCAGATTTTCCAGAAAGCGCTTTCCTACGAAGCGTATCTAA
- a CDS encoding mannose-1-phosphate guanylyltransferase/mannose-6-phosphate isomerase gives MNADRKRNIKSIILAGGSGTRLWPLSREQYPKQFLKFGETSLFQDTVKRCLKVSEPSEIFTVTNEAQKFFVTGQMEELGIDIPKDNILIEPKGKNTLPAICFGMREIEKRFGNCAVGVFPSDHMLDMEAMDTISDAGELAAENLVTFGIAPASPHTGYGYIKPGETIDKGFRVIEFREKPKLDEAIKYREEGCLWNSGMFVFSTKVFFEELKTHAQDIFSAFASHKEIRQIYQELPSISIDYGILEKSQRVAVVRLAYKWSDLGDFESMFAETGKNEHGNATYNCDDISINSTGNLLYSKQDKAVSLIDVNDMVVVDTPDALLVCPRKSCQKVKDVVAALKERKDERVLFHQTVYRPWGSYTVLEYSKRHKIKNIRVTPGEKLSLQLHNHRSEHWVVVKGEALVNVDGEEYHLQDGESTFIKPGTKHRLSNPGTIPLEIIEVQLGDYVGEDDIVRFEDEYGRM, from the coding sequence ATGAACGCAGATAGAAAAAGAAACATAAAATCCATAATACTTGCAGGTGGATCGGGCACGCGCCTTTGGCCTTTGAGCAGGGAACAATACCCGAAACAGTTCTTGAAATTCGGTGAGACCTCGCTTTTTCAGGACACTGTGAAGCGATGCCTCAAGGTATCCGAACCCTCAGAGATATTTACAGTTACCAATGAAGCCCAGAAATTCTTTGTTACAGGGCAGATGGAGGAACTCGGGATTGATATCCCGAAAGACAACATACTCATTGAACCTAAGGGAAAGAATACACTTCCTGCAATATGTTTCGGGATGCGCGAGATAGAGAAGCGATTCGGCAATTGTGCCGTTGGCGTATTCCCTTCAGACCACATGCTGGACATGGAAGCCATGGATACTATTTCAGATGCCGGAGAATTGGCTGCTGAAAATCTTGTGACTTTCGGGATTGCACCAGCGTCGCCTCATACAGGCTATGGATACATAAAACCAGGTGAGACCATAGACAAAGGCTTCAGGGTCATCGAGTTCAGGGAGAAGCCGAAACTTGATGAGGCAATCAAATATCGTGAAGAAGGATGCCTCTGGAACAGCGGCATGTTCGTGTTCTCTACCAAAGTTTTTTTTGAAGAGCTTAAAACCCATGCGCAGGACATCTTTTCCGCATTCGCATCCCACAAAGAGATTCGGCAGATATATCAAGAACTCCCCTCCATTTCAATTGACTACGGCATACTGGAGAAATCACAAAGGGTAGCGGTTGTCAGGCTCGCATACAAATGGAGCGACCTGGGAGATTTTGAGTCTATGTTTGCAGAAACCGGGAAGAATGAACACGGGAATGCTACCTATAACTGCGATGATATCTCGATAAATTCCACGGGTAACCTCTTATACTCAAAACAGGACAAGGCAGTATCGCTCATAGATGTCAATGACATGGTGGTCGTGGATACACCAGATGCACTGCTCGTGTGCCCGAGAAAAAGCTGCCAGAAAGTTAAGGATGTTGTTGCCGCGCTGAAAGAAAGGAAAGACGAAAGGGTGCTCTTTCACCAGACCGTCTACAGGCCATGGGGCTCATATACTGTACTTGAATATTCAAAAAGACACAAGATAAAAAATATAAGGGTCACGCCGGGTGAGAAACTCAGCCTTCAGCTGCACAATCACAGGAGCGAGCACTGGGTAGTTGTAAAAGGAGAGGCACTTGTGAATGTGGATGGAGAAGAATACCATTTACAAGATGGAGAAAGTACATTTATCAAGCCTGGCACGAAGCACAGATTATCAAACCCTGGAACAATCCCGCTTGAGATCATAGAAGTGCAGCTTGGTGATTATGTGGGTGAGGACGACATTGTAAGATTTGAAGATGAATACGGAAGGATGTGA
- a CDS encoding formate--phosphoribosylaminoimidazolecarboxamide ligase family protein yields MIEKKEIIEVLSGYDFDKTTIGVLASHSALDVCDGAVEEGFRTYAVCEKGREKTYTEYFKARRRNGKLIRGIIDTTDVYTRFDEMLKNKNQQKLRDKNTIFIPNRSFTSYCGIDEIEDDFRVPMFGSRNLLRSEERGIERDYYWLLEKAGLPYPEKIEKPEDIDSLVMVKLPHAVKKLERGFFTAASFSEFKQKSEAFLRQGIITQEALANARIERYIIGPVFNLDMFYSPIEEEMSRIELLGIDWRFETSLDGHVRLPAPQQLTLNERQLVPEYTVCGHNSATLRESLLEDVFELAEKYVRATQKYYNPGIIGPFCLQTCVDKDLNFYVYDVAPRVGGGTNVHVSVGHPYGNTLWRKPMSTGRRVAMEIKHAIEQERVEEIVT; encoded by the coding sequence ATGATTGAAAAGAAGGAAATAATCGAAGTATTATCCGGATATGACTTCGATAAAACCACAATCGGGGTACTGGCATCACATTCTGCGTTAGACGTATGCGACGGCGCTGTGGAAGAAGGATTCAGGACATACGCTGTGTGCGAGAAAGGACGCGAGAAGACTTATACGGAATATTTCAAGGCGCGGAGACGAAACGGAAAACTCATCCGCGGGATTATTGACACCACGGATGTTTATACCAGATTCGATGAAATGCTTAAAAATAAAAATCAACAGAAACTGCGGGATAAGAATACGATTTTCATTCCAAATCGCTCCTTTACTTCTTATTGCGGCATAGATGAGATCGAAGATGATTTCAGGGTGCCGATGTTCGGAAGCCGGAACCTGCTTAGAAGCGAGGAGCGGGGCATTGAGCGGGATTATTATTGGCTGCTTGAAAAAGCAGGTCTCCCATATCCTGAAAAAATTGAAAAACCCGAAGATATCGACAGCCTTGTGATGGTGAAACTCCCCCATGCGGTAAAGAAACTTGAGCGCGGGTTCTTCACAGCAGCATCTTTTTCTGAATTCAAACAAAAATCAGAGGCGTTCCTAAGACAGGGGATAATCACACAAGAGGCGCTTGCAAATGCAAGAATCGAGCGATATATAATCGGACCTGTTTTTAACCTTGATATGTTCTATTCACCCATAGAGGAGGAGATGAGCAGGATTGAACTGCTCGGCATAGACTGGAGGTTTGAAACAAGCCTGGACGGGCACGTGCGGTTGCCTGCCCCCCAGCAACTGACGCTGAATGAGCGGCAGCTTGTGCCTGAATATACGGTATGCGGGCACAATTCAGCCACGCTGCGTGAATCATTATTGGAGGATGTATTCGAACTTGCTGAGAAATACGTCAGGGCGACCCAAAAATACTATAATCCCGGGATAATAGGACCGTTCTGTCTCCAGACATGCGTGGACAAGGACCTGAATTTCTATGTGTACGACGTGGCGCCCCGCGTGGGTGGAGGCACCAACGTGCATGTGTCTGTGGGGCATCCTTACGGCAATACGCTGTGGCGCAAACCCATGAGCACAGGTCGTAGAGTGGCAATGGAGATAAAGCATGCTATCGAACAGGAAAGGGTGGAAGAGATAGTGACGTGA